The nucleotide sequence ACCGTCAAGAAGAAGTAAGTTACGATAAGTACCCACCAATGTGCTTTCTGAGACATTTGCTCAGCGACCGGGAGAAGTTTGAAATCGTCGGCAGAAGGATAACCTTTTAATGCTGAATAGATCACCAAGAATAAGAATGCCAATCCGGCGATAAACATACCGATAGCAATCTTACGGGGTGTCGATATTTCTTTTCCCCGACGGCTCAACCAAGCGAACAAAGCCATAACAATAGGGGTAAGCGTAATAACGAAGAAAGGATTGATTGCCTGCCAAATCTCCGGAGCGACTGCGCTCGAATCTACAAAATCGCGTGCAAAGAAAGAAAGAGACATACCATTTTGGTGGAACGAGAACCAAAAGAAAATAACGATACCCAAAACGGCGAACAAGGCAGCCATACGTTGTTTGATTTCTTTGGCCATTGCCCGTTTCTCCTCGGCGGTATACGATTGGGACTCCACTTTGGTCTTTTTGCCCGGAGTAGGAAAACGTCTCTGGTAAGCGACAAAAATTATCAAAGAGATAACCATAGCGACAACCGACGCTATAAACGAATAGTGAATACCCTCGTTAAAAATTTGAAGATAGTTTTGACAAGCACTCGTCAGTTCTGCCACGTTACCGCCCGCTGCCGTCATAAGGGCATTAAGGTTATCCAATGCAGCCTGACTCATTTGGGTTCCATTGTTAATGAACTCGTGGCAAAGTGCCGGAAGTTGGGCATTATAGGCCATTCCGTTCGCTCCCAACCACCATTCTCGCAAAAGGGGCGCAATAAAAGGAGCAATCAAACCACCCACATTAATAAATACATAAAAAATTTGGAATCCGCTATCCCGTTTGCTTTTCGCAATCTTCAAAGCCTCAGGACCTTGTTTTGCAGCCTCTGCCTCAAAATCGTCATACAACTGCCCCACAATAGCTTGCAAATTTCCCTTAAACAAACCATTGCCAAAAGCTATCATAAACAATGCAAAACAGGTAAGCGGAAGCAACCAAGCTATATTCGTACTCGTTGCTAAAATCGGAATAGACAACAGCACATAACCCGTTGCCATGATTATCAGCCCGGTTCGAATCGTTCCTTTGTAATTCTGGGTACGGTCGGCGATAGCGCCTCCCACCAAAGCCAACAAATAAATACCCGCATAAAAGAATGAATATATAGTACCCGATGTCTCCTCGCTTAGTCCGAATTTAGAGCAGAGAAACAATACCAATACAGCATTCATAATGTAGTAGCCGAAACGCTCGCCCATGTTCGCAAGAGCTGCCGCTATCAACCCCTTAGGATGTCCTTTAAACATAATAACAGATTTTAAGTATTAAATGAATTAATTGTTTTTCACTTTAAAAGCCAAAGCATACATGCGCATTTGTTTAACCATAGCCACAAGCCCGTTCGAGCGAGTCGGCGATAAATGTTCGTTCAACCCTATTCTGTCGATAAAATAAAGATGAGCATTCAAGATCTCATCGGGAGTATGGCCGGATAAAACCCGTACCAACAACGAAACTATCCCCTTCACGATAATCGCATCGCTCTCCGCTTCAAAATAAACGGAACCCTCTCTATAATCGGCCTGCAACCACACCCGACTCTGGCAACCTTCGATTAAATTTTCGGAAGTCTTATATTTCTCGTCCAAAGGAGGAAGGGCATTGCCCAAATCGATCAGCAATGCATATTTGTCCATCCAATCGTCGAATACCGAAAACTCCTCTATAATCTCGTCTTGTATTTCGTCGATACTTTTCATATTATTCATTTTTCAATCATTCTTCATAAAGAACCGTCAACACGGTCTGGCCTACGGCTTTCAACGTCGACCGATCTATATTTCTCATTGTATCGTCCACCGTATGCCAATAAGGAGGAAATCCCGTCTCTGTATCTCGATGACATGGAATAATATCGATACTGGGTATTCCATAACGGTTTACATACAAATGGTCATCGGTAACATATCCGCCGTCCTCCTCGATAAAATAGTTTCCGTACCCCAATCGCTTCGCCGTATCCCATACTTGCGCCACAATTCCGGAAGCATAATACTTCGAAAATAACTCTCGTCGAAATTGTGCCCCGGCTCCGCCCACCATATCGAGTAAGATCCCGAATCGGGCCCGATATCCCGGCTTATGAGGCCGACGTGTCCAATACTGTGTGCCCAATGCCCATGTGTTTTCGTCACTCGACTCGCTCCAATAGGGAACACCGTAATCCTCGGCATCGAAAAAGGCTATATCGACACCCGTGTCGGGCTGTCTCTTCCCTATCTGACGAGCTATTTCAAGCAATACGCCCACTCCGCTCGCACCGTCGTCGGCTCCGGCGATAGGCTGACGATGTTTACTCTTATCCGGGTCGTTATCGGCGTATGGACGAGAATCCCAATGAGCGAACAATAAAATGCGATTTTTCTTTTCAGGAGAAAACGAACCTATGATATTCCGTATAGAAAGCTCTGTCCCGTCATAAGCCGTAACCGTTCCTTGCTGCACTTCTACGACAGCGCCATGCCGAGCCAACTCGGAAGATAAATAATCGGCCGTTGCCAAATGTGCCGGAGTGTTGGGCACTCTGAAACCGAACTGCACTTGACGTTCGATATAAGCATAAGCACTATCCGTATCAAAAGAAGGAACCTCTATCGACACGCTATCCGTATCCTTTTCCTCGCTATTTTTCACCGACTTTGCAGAACAAGCGACCAACCCGACAATTAAAATTAAATACCCGACCTTACGGTTTACTGTTTTCATCATGCTCAAAAATAAACATTCTGATAAAAACTCGCAAATATCCCGGCTATTTTATACAAAAAGATAAATCCACCGACCGCTCACCGACAGAAAACACGACATCTGCCCCCTCGATCATCGGCAAATTATCCGAGACATGTCCCACCGGAAAATCGAAACATACCGGATAATCATACTCATCGACCATTTTACGAATCAACTCATACAATGTACCACCCAGACCTTCGTTCTCGGTATACTCGGTAAACCTACCCACGATCAATCCCGACAACGAAGCCAAACGACCGGACAGTTTCAAGTTATAAAGCATGCGTTCTATTTTGTAAGGAGGCTCGGCTATATCTTCTATAAACAAAACCGTTCCAGGCAAAAATATATCATACGGAGTAAAAATCAATCCGCACAAAACCGCCATATTTCCACCCACCAACATTCCCCGTCCCTCACCGCAACGGTTCAAAGGGTGAGGATTTTCCTTGTATTCGGGAATTTCTCCGAATAAAATTTGCCGTAAATAGTGCGTACAACGATTATCCGCCGGCTCGGTAGTCAAATGCTTGCACATGGGAGCATGCAACGACATCACCCCACGGCTCACACAGAGAGCATGCAAAGCCGATATGTCGCTGAATCCGATAATCCACTTCGGATTCCGAGCAATATCATCGGTCAATCCGTCCAACAAATGAACAGCCCCATATCCGCCACGGCTGCACAAGACAGCCTTCACAGCAGGATCGTACAACGCATGGCGGAAATCGTTCATTCGTTCATCTATCGTCCCCGAATAAACGCCCGAATGATCCAGACAGTGAGAAGAAACAGTCACACCGAGCGACCAACTTTCCAAAACGCCGGTCGCCCCTTTCACATAATCGGGATTGATAATACTCGCAGGCGAAACAATGGAAACGCTATCGCCGGGGCATAAAAATTGAGGTCTGTACATCATCAAAAATCCAATATTTTAAATCGTTTCTTATCCGACTCCTGTACATAATGTTGATAATGCCACCATTCATTAGGAAGCGGATAAAGCTCTTGTTCTCGCATGACTGCATACAAAAATCGTCGATTGTGATAAGCCGCCTCGCTTATCCTACCTGTCTTCAATAAATAATCGTCATCGACCGTATGCGCTTCTTCTCCAAAAAAATCATACGGACTGCCCATATCCAATGCGACGCCATCGCTACCGAGTATCGATAAATCGACAGCCATGCCGTAATTATGGAAGCCTCCCTCATTGTAAGGATTAGCCACATACTGCTCTTGCGGTGTACCTCGCACTCGCTCAAACATTCTGCGCTGTATGCTTAACGGACGGGCGGCATCGTAAATCACCAACCTATATCCCGGCTTTAACTCCTGTAACCGGGCATGTACCCGGGCCAGCCGTGAAATCATATGAGGCAATAGATAGGCTTTTCTCAAATCGGGATATAAAATTTCACCCATAAAATTATCGGCCGTAGCGTATTTCAAATCTACGACCACATCGGGAATGGCAGTTTGAATATCGACCAACCCCGCCTGCTCGAAATATTCCTCATAGTTGATCACCATACGGCTGTAAATCCATTATTGGGTAATAAAATCTCATTATTGTTTTCTCCGTGCCTAAACGAGTATCTGTTATGTCCATACGACTCTATCCGATAATTATCGGTAAAACTTACTAAATGAAGCTCTTCCTTAGAGGAAGGTAAAGAAATAGACACATCGGCATGGCGTGTGAGCTCGGGCACTTTAAAGTAGAATTCCCGTCGTAATGTAGGATAAGAACATCTTATCTTAGCATCGAAATACACATACTCTCCATCGATACATAATACTTTGTCGGGAATATCAGAGGTAAGTTTGATACCTATTGTTGCCGAATTTTCCAACTTCACGAGCTCCACTTCTATGTCTCTTACGCAAATTGGAACATTTCCCAAATAAAATTCTACCGAATAGTTCAATAAAGAAACTGCATTTTCAACATTCAACGACTCAATAAAAGAAAGACACGACAATTCTTCTCTCAAAAAGAAAACCTCGCCTTGCTCTTTCTGGAAGAAAGGATTCTCATTAAAAGCAAAAAAGCATGAAAATTTGGTCAACTTATTCTCCGTTCCTTTCTTCAAATATTTCTTATAACGCAAAGATTGCGATATGCAAAATCTAGCATCTTTACATCTCATGTACCGTCCAGCCTCATCGTAGAGTTCGTCTTTTCGATTAGGAATAATTTGAATATCATATACCATATCGTCTCTGTATGAAGGGTTCTTTAAGATAGACGAAAATACCCCCTGCATATTCTTCGCTAAAAGACTGCCTAGCAATCGCTCGCTACAATTATTCACGACATCAATCACTTCTTTGGAATCATACTTCTGAATAATATCCAATTCAGCGCCCAACGATTTAACAATACTATCATCGACCTCATTTCGAAACTCTTCCTTCACTCGTTGTTGCTGACGATCCAAAAGAGGGTTTATCTCTTCGACTATACTCTGGGCAGAGGTTCTTTTCGTAAGTAACTGATAGGTTAACGTAAACAAGAAAAATGCAATAGTCGTACTTATAATAGACGTTAACAAATCGTACAAAAATCCCTCCTGCATTTTCCATGCCTCACAAATAAAACCTATTACGGCGGCAGCCAATGCGACAGCAATGATAAAAAGGGCATACCAATAACGCTCCATCACATTCCGGAATTTACTTTCTCCCTTATCCTCCATATATAAAAACTTCTAAATAATTAAAATCAAGACTCTACTATTCACAAAAATAGCAATCTTTCAATAGTATTTAAAATATCTGTCCCGAAATCTGTGAGACTTCGGGACAAATGACAAAAGCTATAAACAGTTTTATTTTTCTCGCATGAAAATATTGATGGGTGTACCGCTGAAATTCCAATTCTCCCGTATCTTGTTTTCGAGATACCGTTTGTACGGGTCTTTCACCCATTGCGGCAAATTACAAAAGAACACGAACGTGGGGACGTAAGTCTCCCGCAACATGGTCACATATTTTATTTTTACATACTTGCCTTTATGTGCAGGAGGCGGATAATTTTCTATCGCACTCAGCAACACTTCGTTTAGTTTCGAAGTGGGTATCTTGGTATGCCGGTTCTTATAAACCTGCACGGCGTTCTCCAAAACTTTATAGATACGTTGCTTAGTCAACGCCGAAGCATAGACAATGGGAAAATCGACAAAAGGGGCGAGACGTGCCCGTATGGCATTTTCAAAAGTTTGAATAGCCTTATTCGATTTATCTTCGACCAAATCCCACTTGTTGACACAAACCACCAAACCCTTTTTATTTTTCTGTATCAACGAAAAGATATTCAAATCCTGTCCTTCGATACCTCTTGTAGCATCGATCATCAAAATACAGACATCAGAGGCTTCGATAGCTCGTATGGAGCGAATCACCGAATAATATTCGAGGTCTTCGGTAACCTTCCCTTTCTTACGAATACCGGCCGTATCTACCAAATAAAAATTGAATCCGAATTTATCGTATCGGGTATAAATCGAATCGCGAGTCGTACCGGCAATATCGGTAACAATATACCGGTCTTCGCCAATAAACGCATTGATGATAGAAGACTTTCCGGCATTGGGGCGTCCCACCACCGCAAAACGAGGAATGTTTTCCTCTATCTCGGGTTCCGATTTTTTGGTAAAACGTTTCAATATCTCGTCCAACAAATCGCCCGTTCCCGAACCGCTGGCTGCCGACACACAAAAAGGATCGCCCAGCCCGAACGAATAAAATTCGGCGGCGTTATACTGCCACTCGTTCGAATCGGCTTTATTCGCTACCAAAATCACCGGTTTATCCGAACGGCGCAATATAGCTGCCACATGGTCGTCGAGGTCTACCGCGCCGGTTTTCACATCGACCATAAACAAAATAACATCGGCTTCCTCAATGGCCAAAGCCACTTGTTTGTTAATCTCTTCCTCAAAAATATCTTCCGAGTTAACAACCCAACCTCCGGTATCGATAACAGAGAATTCCTGACCGCACCACTCGACCTTACCGTATTGTCGATCCCGTGTCGTACCGGCTTCTTCGTTGACAATCGCTTTACGAGTTTGAGTCAGACGATTGAAAAGAGTCGATTTTCCCACATTCGGGCGTCCTACTATCGCTACTATATTTCCCATAATTCCACTTTCTTTTTACGGCTCTCACAGCCTTTATTTCTTAATCTTTTATTCAGGTATATACCCGAAACCTTTCAATTTATTTTCCCGACTACGCCAATCTTTCTCCACTTTTACATACAGTTCGAGAAAAACCTTTTTGTCAAAAAACACTTCGATATCTTTCCGGGCCAAAGTCCCTACCTTCTTCAAAGCCGAACCGCCTTTCCCGATAACGATTCCTTTCTGAGAATCTCGCTCCACATAGATAACAGCCATAATATCAATATGGTTCTCTTCTTCATGGAATTGTTCTACCGCCACCTCACAAGCATACGGAATCTCTTTATCGTACGTCTGCAATATTTTCTCGCGGATAATTTCCGTTACGAAGAAACGAGCCGGCTTATCGGTCAAAGCATCTTTCTCGAAAAAAGGAGGTGACGGAGGTAGTAATTCCTGAATACGCTTCAACAAATAGTCGAGGTTAAATTTATATTGTGCCGAAACCGGTATAATTTCGGCATTCGGCAACAACTGTTTCCACTCCTCTACCAACTTTTCAAGATCGCTCTGCTCTTTCAGCAAATCGATCTTGTTGATAACTACCAATACAGGAACCGTCTCCCGAGCCACCTTGTCGAGGAATGATTGGTTTTTCGCAGGAGCTTCCACCACATCGGTCACATAAAGCAAAATATCGGCATCGAGTAATGCCGACTGAGAAAAATTCAGCATCGACTCCTGCAACTTATAATTAGGGACAAGAACTCCCGGAGTATCGGAATAGACGATCTGCATATCCTCGGTATTCACTATTCCCATAATTCTATGACGAGTCGTCTGTGCCTTCGACGTAATAATCGAAATTCGTTCTCCGACCAGTGAATTCATCAACGTAGACTTACCTACATTGGGATTCCCGACAATATTTACAAATCCGGCCTTATGCATAATTCTGTTTTATTCGGTTACAAGTCAATAACTTCTGAATACAAAAATAGTGAAAATATTCTACCCGACGAAACAACCTATAATCGCTTTTGTTCGAAAACAAGAAAAGACGCATCTCTTTCGCTAAAAGATGCGTCTTTCTTATATCTCGACAAATTTATTTTGCGTCGTATCCCCAAATGAGATAAAGAGCTCCCCATGTAAATCCTGCGCCAAAAGCCGTGAGGACAAGTTTATCTCCTTTTTTGAATTTATGCTCAAATTCGGCCATACACAAGGGGATAGACGATGCACTCGTATTCCCGTACTTTTGAATATTGACCAATAATTTTTCTTCCGGCAGCTTTATACGATCGGCAATAGCCTCTATAATACGCAAATTTGCTTGATGAGGAATAAAATAATCGATCGTATCTACGGACAAACCATTGCGAGCCATCACGCTTTCCGAAGAAGTGAGCATATCGGTTACCGCATGCTTATATACCGCCCGACCTTCCTGATAAACAAAATGTTCATCATGATCTACCGTCTCGTGCGAAGTAGGATGAACAGCACCACCGGCTTTCATCAACAAATGAGGCAGTCCCATACCATCGGTATGCAACACGGCATCCCTCACTCCGACTTCCTCGTCGGTAGGTTCTAACATAACGCAAGCCGCAGCATCACCGAACAGTGGACAAGTAGAACGGTCTTTATAGTTAACCATCGACGACATCTTTTCTGCCGCCAAAACAACCACATGCTTATACAGTCCGCTCTTTATATAGGCAGTTCCTGCTTGCAAAGCAACGATAAACCCTGCACAAGCGGCTTGTATATCATACCCATAAGCTGTTTTTATCCCCAATTTTTCCAATACGATCGATGCCGTAGAAGGGAAACGATAATCGGGATTCGACGTAGCACAAATGAGTAAATCCACTTCACTGGGCTTTACTCCTGTTTTTTTCAACAATTCGGCTACTGCTTTTACGCCCAAATCGGAAGATCCCGTTCCTTCTCCTTTTAAAATTCTACGTTCTTTAATACCTACACGAGTAGTAATCCACTCGTCGTTGGTATCGACCATATGCGACAACTCGTCGTTTGTCAAAACATAATCGGGAACATACGAGGCAATTCCCGTTATTTTTGCATTCTGCATAATAATAAAATCGGCTTAGTGTGTGAAAAAATGCCCTAAATCGCTTAGGGCCATACATACTTATCGATAAGAGCTTAAACAGCAGCTTCTTTTTCGATTGCCAATTTTCCTCTGTAATAACCACACTCTCCACATACAGTATGGTATACATGCCAAGCACCACAGTTAGGACAAACTGCCAAAGTTGGAGCCACAGCTTTATCATGAGTTCTTCTTTTGGCTGTTCTCGTTTTCGATTGTTTTCTTTTAGGATGTGCCATTTTTCTATTACTTTAATTATTATCTATTATTTTCTTTAATTCGTCCCATCTCGGGTCGGTTTCCTCCCCTTCGCCGGGCACTTCATCTACAACATCGTCATCATCGTATGATGCGGCATCTTCACTTCCGTCGCTATCGTCCATAGAACGCGCCGCATGTTTACGCAATTTAGCACTCATCGATTTATTGCATTTCCCTGCTTGATGAACATGCTTCAAAGGTATTGTCAGTGCAATGAACTCATATAAAAACCATGCAATATTCAATTCTCCGTCACTTTCAGGAATAACAACCACATTATCGCTCTCCTCGCTGTATTCCGAACCGAATTTCACATAGAGCGTTTCTTGGGTTTTTACCTCATGGTCCATATCGTCCAAACAGCGATCGCACGGAATTTGAATGACTCCTTCCAAATCAAAATCCAGTTCGAAAGAAGCCGCCGTCCGCTTCACTGTCAATTTCACCTTCACCTTTCCTTTTTGAACATCTTCACCTTCGATATTCTTAAAGAACTCATTATCCAATACATACTCAAAATCCTGAGTACCTATCGGCATACTTTTGAGCGGTAATTTATAAGCACTAAATCGTCCCAATGCTATTTGTCGTTAAAACTCCGCAAAGGTATAAAAAATAATCGTTACAAGTCAATCTTTTCGGTAGATTTTATTTCACATTCACAATTTTTCAAATGGGGAGCCATAATCGATTCGCCCCGACAACATTCAAAAAAAAAGAAAGATTTGCCAGCCCGACTAAACGACTCGCTTCAATTCGATTCTGAATGTCGTACCTTTTCCTACTTCCGAATCTTTCACATAAATGCGTCCGGCATGATAATCCTCTATAATACGTTTTGCCAAAGTAAGTCCAAGTCCCCAACCCCGTTTCTTGGTCGTATACCCCGGATTAAAAACCGTTTTGAAATTTTTCCGTGCAATCCCCTTGCCCGTATCTTTTATATCGATATAAATCTGTTGCTTCTCCGATGTCATATAAACATCTATACGCCCTTCTCCATTCATCGCATCGACTGCATTCTTGCACAAATTCTCTATGACCCATTCAAATAAAGAAAGACACACCATCGCACCCTCGGCATCAGAAGGGAGATGAGTCGTAATCAATACTTTATCGGA is from Barnesiella intestinihominis YIT 11860 and encodes:
- the era gene encoding GTPase Era, yielding MHKAGFVNIVGNPNVGKSTLMNSLVGERISIITSKAQTTRHRIMGIVNTEDMQIVYSDTPGVLVPNYKLQESMLNFSQSALLDADILLYVTDVVEAPAKNQSFLDKVARETVPVLVVINKIDLLKEQSDLEKLVEEWKQLLPNAEIIPVSAQYKFNLDYLLKRIQELLPPSPPFFEKDALTDKPARFFVTEIIREKILQTYDKEIPYACEVAVEQFHEEENHIDIMAVIYVERDSQKGIVIGKGGSALKKVGTLARKDIEVFFDKKVFLELYVKVEKDWRSRENKLKGFGYIPE
- a CDS encoding YceD family protein — protein: MGRFSAYKLPLKSMPIGTQDFEYVLDNEFFKNIEGEDVQKGKVKVKLTVKRTAASFELDFDLEGVIQIPCDRCLDDMDHEVKTQETLYVKFGSEYSEESDNVVVIPESDGELNIAWFLYEFIALTIPLKHVHQAGKCNKSMSAKLRKHAARSMDDSDGSEDAASYDDDDVVDEVPGEGEETDPRWDELKKIIDNN
- a CDS encoding beta-ketoacyl-ACP synthase III, whose protein sequence is MQNAKITGIASYVPDYVLTNDELSHMVDTNDEWITTRVGIKERRILKGEGTGSSDLGVKAVAELLKKTGVKPSEVDLLICATSNPDYRFPSTASIVLEKLGIKTAYGYDIQAACAGFIVALQAGTAYIKSGLYKHVVVLAAEKMSSMVNYKDRSTCPLFGDAAACVMLEPTDEEVGVRDAVLHTDGMGLPHLLMKAGGAVHPTSHETVDHDEHFVYQEGRAVYKHAVTDMLTSSESVMARNGLSVDTIDYFIPHQANLRIIEAIADRIKLPEEKLLVNIQKYGNTSASSIPLCMAEFEHKFKKGDKLVLTAFGAGFTWGALYLIWGYDAK
- the rpmF gene encoding 50S ribosomal protein L32, which encodes MAHPKRKQSKTRTAKRRTHDKAVAPTLAVCPNCGAWHVYHTVCGECGYYRGKLAIEKEAAV
- a CDS encoding SufE family protein encodes the protein MKSIDEIQDEIIEEFSVFDDWMDKYALLIDLGNALPPLDEKYKTSENLIEGCQSRVWLQADYREGSVYFEAESDAIIVKGIVSLLVRVLSGHTPDEILNAHLYFIDRIGLNEHLSPTRSNGLVAMVKQMRMYALAFKVKNN
- a CDS encoding M28 family peptidase, yielding MKTVNRKVGYLILIVGLVACSAKSVKNSEEKDTDSVSIEVPSFDTDSAYAYIERQVQFGFRVPNTPAHLATADYLSSELARHGAVVEVQQGTVTAYDGTELSIRNIIGSFSPEKKNRILLFAHWDSRPYADNDPDKSKHRQPIAGADDGASGVGVLLEIARQIGKRQPDTGVDIAFFDAEDYGVPYWSESSDENTWALGTQYWTRRPHKPGYRARFGILLDMVGGAGAQFRRELFSKYYASGIVAQVWDTAKRLGYGNYFIEEDGGYVTDDHLYVNRYGIPSIDIIPCHRDTETGFPPYWHTVDDTMRNIDRSTLKAVGQTVLTVLYEE
- a CDS encoding LD-carboxypeptidase, whose protein sequence is MMYRPQFLCPGDSVSIVSPASIINPDYVKGATGVLESWSLGVTVSSHCLDHSGVYSGTIDERMNDFRHALYDPAVKAVLCSRGGYGAVHLLDGLTDDIARNPKWIIGFSDISALHALCVSRGVMSLHAPMCKHLTTEPADNRCTHYLRQILFGEIPEYKENPHPLNRCGEGRGMLVGGNMAVLCGLIFTPYDIFLPGTVLFIEDIAEPPYKIERMLYNLKLSGRLASLSGLIVGRFTEYTENEGLGGTLYELIRKMVDEYDYPVCFDFPVGHVSDNLPMIEGADVVFSVGERSVDLSFCIK
- the der gene encoding ribosome biogenesis GTPase Der, coding for MGNIVAIVGRPNVGKSTLFNRLTQTRKAIVNEEAGTTRDRQYGKVEWCGQEFSVIDTGGWVVNSEDIFEEEINKQVALAIEEADVILFMVDVKTGAVDLDDHVAAILRRSDKPVILVANKADSNEWQYNAAEFYSFGLGDPFCVSAASGSGTGDLLDEILKRFTKKSEPEIEENIPRFAVVGRPNAGKSSIINAFIGEDRYIVTDIAGTTRDSIYTRYDKFGFNFYLVDTAGIRKKGKVTEDLEYYSVIRSIRAIEASDVCILMIDATRGIEGQDLNIFSLIQKNKKGLVVCVNKWDLVEDKSNKAIQTFENAIRARLAPFVDFPIVYASALTKQRIYKVLENAVQVYKNRHTKIPTSKLNEVLLSAIENYPPPAHKGKYVKIKYVTMLRETYVPTFVFFCNLPQWVKDPYKRYLENKIRENWNFSGTPINIFMREK
- a CDS encoding peptide MFS transporter, which codes for MFKGHPKGLIAAALANMGERFGYYIMNAVLVLFLCSKFGLSEETSGTIYSFFYAGIYLLALVGGAIADRTQNYKGTIRTGLIIMATGYVLLSIPILATSTNIAWLLPLTCFALFMIAFGNGLFKGNLQAIVGQLYDDFEAEAAKQGPEALKIAKSKRDSGFQIFYVFINVGGLIAPFIAPLLREWWLGANGMAYNAQLPALCHEFINNGTQMSQAALDNLNALMTAAGGNVAELTSACQNYLQIFNEGIHYSFIASVVAMVISLIIFVAYQRRFPTPGKKTKVESQSYTAEEKRAMAKEIKQRMAALFAVLGIVIFFWFSFHQNGMSLSFFARDFVDSSAVAPEIWQAINPFFVITLTPIVMALFAWLSRRGKEISTPRKIAIGMFIAGLAFLFLVIYSALKGYPSADDFKLLPVAEQMSQKAHWWVLIVTYFFLTVAELFISPLGLSFVSKVAPKHLLGLCQGLWLGATALGNLLLWIGPLMYNAWPIWQCWAVFFAVCLISMGVMLGMLKWLERVAE
- a CDS encoding M15 family metallopeptidase; translated protein: MVINYEEYFEQAGLVDIQTAIPDVVVDLKYATADNFMGEILYPDLRKAYLLPHMISRLARVHARLQELKPGYRLVIYDAARPLSIQRRMFERVRGTPQEQYVANPYNEGGFHNYGMAVDLSILGSDGVALDMGSPYDFFGEEAHTVDDDYLLKTGRISEAAYHNRRFLYAVMREQELYPLPNEWWHYQHYVQESDKKRFKILDF